The following coding sequences lie in one Trichoderma breve strain T069 chromosome 1, whole genome shotgun sequence genomic window:
- a CDS encoding fungal specific transcription factor domain-containing protein encodes MAAEADGQERDRPEPLVASLMHRSETPDTEHARPRKRTRRACDKCSASRTRCDGECPCRRCEDYGYTCRYNREVKKRGRLPASATANNHNTNGSSTNARRDSWPQSHRRGSIRNDSNLGRSSNGNSNSNSNSNGISQASCSSPSASISSSTVGQHPFADTVDATSAGPESVTLDQRDQVTVPDARQDMLHSISQPYSSGRTAPPLSVPSLIQVGLQPPPPQRSSIGNSLSVSVFDGQFADSEVVLSDESAGYPSPVNGRAPIEAGSARQHRGSFKSTPSHERNRESFSTAATGHDAAGLMLDFFHKAPNEDCWYKFLEPILPYIRNIIPASVACDLLDIFLTDPGSSLFRVASPYILTRVFRKKSIVHPTNPRYTTPALLATILWCVAQTADVMMLHVPGSRAKVVNDLYDLATSLISERDPDRWRRIHGGLRAENETPHPRLPNAPTVPKTTVNNEPAGETDDVLTFILLSIAVSGSDFKSDCYKWWSKATRLAFSLGLHREDEQCAGPVTPCANPLCSCKKDQDGSIYNLELREERRRVFWLLYALDRHLALSFNSALTIPDSYCEVYSPLPEAVWENLDTIPPSEIPARRVGPPTTASGSAFFEYFLPLMAILGDIIEVHHRRRHPRLAGLDDSHSVAMIQELLSTYELSLAALSPESNDNNTMPLPIHTPKAPYNASDPSKMRLAKAYSAHILHVLHVLLHGKWDAISMLDDGDDWITSKRFNECASHAISASQSVSTILTIDPELTFMSYLFGIYLLQGSFILLLFADRMPQLGPNESVAQACENIIRAHEVCVVTLSTEFQKNFRTVLRSTLYSVQGAGTTNWDEHRSRRRALSLYRWTKGAKGLAL; translated from the exons ATggcagccgaagccgacggTCAAGAACGGGATCGTCCTGAGCCTCTCGTCGCGTCATTGATGCACCGCAGCGAAACGCCAGACACGGAGCACGCCCGCCCACGGAAACGGACCCGTAGGGCTTGTGATAAGTGCAGTGCCTCGAGGACGCGATGCGATGGAGAATG TCCTTGTCGCCGTTGTGAAG ACTACGGATATACCTGTCGTTACAATCGCGAAGTCAAGAAGCGAGGTCGATTGCCAGCCTCGGCCACTGCCAACAACCACAACACCAacggcagcagcaccaatgCCCGAAGAGACTCTTGGCCTCAATCACATCGACGAGGCAGCATTCGAAACGATTCAAACCTGGGCCgtagcagcaatggcaatagtaacagcaacagcaacagcaatgGCATCTCCCAGGCGTCatgctcatctccatcggcAAGCATCAGCTCTAGCACCGTTGGACAGCATCCTTTTGCCGACACAGTGGATGCAACGTCGGCCGGTCCCGAAAGTGTAACCTTGGATCAGCGGGATCAGGTCACTGTACCTGACGCTCGCCAAGACATGCTGCACTCCATCAGTCAGCCTTACTCTTCAGGTCGAACTGCTCCTCCACTCAGCGTCCCGTCTCTTATCCAAGTCGGACTTCAACCGCCTCCCCCCCAGCGTTCTTCCATAGGCAACTCCCTATCAGTCAGCGTGTTTGACGGACAGTTTGCTGACTCAGAGGTCGTCCTGTCTGATGAAAGCGCTGGCTATCCCTCACCAGTTAACGGACGGGCACCTATCGAGGCTGGAAGTGCTCGCCAGCACAGAGGCTCCTTCAAGTCGACGCCTAGTCATGAACGGAACCGAGAGTCGTTTAGCACCGCTGCGactggccatgatgctgcaggTCTCATGTTGGACTTCTTTCACAAGGCCCCAAACGAGGACTGCTGGTACAAGTTTCTTGAGCCAATCTTGCCATACATCCGCAACATCATTCCCGCCTCTGTTGCGTGCGATTTGCTCGACATTTTCCTGACCGATCCGGGGAGCTCCTTGTTTCGTGTCGCATCTCCATACATCTTGACCAGAGTTTTTCGTAAAAAGTCTATTGTACATCCAACGAATCCCAGATATACCACACCAGCGTTGTTGGCAACAATCCTATGGTGTGTGGCACAGACTGCTGATGTCATGATGCTGCATGTTCCGGGCTCAAGAGCCAAGGTTGTCAACGACTTGTACGACTTGGCAACATCTCTAATATCCGAACGTGATCCAGATCGATGGCGTCGAATTCATG GCGGCCTCCGAGCAGAAAACGAGACACCCCATCCTCGGCTCCCCAATGCTCCAACCGTGCCAAAGACCACGGTGAATAACGAACCGGCTGGCGAGACTGACGATGTCCTGACCTTTATCCTTCTCTCCATTGCTGTCTCGGGCTCTGACTTCAAGTCGGACTGCTACAAATGGTGGTCCAAGGCAACACGGTTGGCCTTTTCGCTGGGTCTACACCGAGAGGATGAGCAATGTGCCGGACCTGTGACCCCTTGCGCAAACCCCCTTTGCTCATGCAAGAAAGATCAAGATGGCAGTATATATAATCTGGAGCTACGAGAAGAGCGCCGAAGAGTCTTTTGGCTTCTATATGCGCTGGATCGCCATCTAGCCCTGTCTTTCAACTCAGCTCTGACGATACCTGACTCTTATTGCGAAGTTTATT CCCCGTTGCCTGAAGCTGTTTGGGAAAACCTCGATACAATCCCACCTAGCGAAATCCCTGCGCGAAGGGTCGGACCGCCAACGACAGCCTCTGGATCTGCCTTTTTCGAATACTTTTTGCCGCTCATGGCGATACTGGGCGACATTATAGAAGTCCACCACAGGCGCCGTCATCCAAGACTGGCAGGTCTCGACGACTCGCACTCTGTAGCCATGATTCAGGAACTCCTTTCCACGTACGAGCTCAGTCTTGCCGCTCTCTCTCCAGAGAGCAATGATAACAACACCATGCCTTTGCCTATCCATACCCCAAAGG CTCCATACAACGCAAGTGACCCTTCCAAGATGCGGCTAGCGAAGGCCTATAGCGCTCACATTCTACACGTATTGCATGTGCTTCTACACGGTAAATGGGATGCTATATCTATGCtggacgacggcgacgaTTGGATCACGTCGAAGAGATTCAACGAGTGCGCGTCTCACGCCATTTCTGCATCACAATCGGTCTCGACCATCTTGACCATTGACCCGGAGCTAACATTCATGTCCTATCTTTTTGGCATATATCTGCTTCAAGGAAGCTTCATCCTTCTCCTATTCGCAGACAGGATGCCGCAATTGGGTCCCAATGAGTCAGTGGCGCAGGCATGCGAGAATATCATTCGAGCCCATGAGGTGTGCGTTGTGACGCTGAGTACAGAGTTTCAG AAAAACTTCCGTACGGTCCTACGATCCACTCTATACAGCGTTCAGGGCGCAGGAACTACAAATTGGGATGAGCACCGCTCACGACGCAGAGCTCTATCCTTGTACAGGTGGACAAAGGGAGCCAAGGGGCTGGCATTGTAG
- a CDS encoding FAD binding domain-containing protein: MEAHDKVIASISSRVKHFHQLQKPFRIYHGATNSTRRSHRRSDNTIDTSQLNHVLSVDATAKTAIVEPNVPMDLLVSETLRHGLVAPVVMELPGITVGGGFSGTSGESSSFRYGAFDANINWIEIVLPDGEVVRASKTERQDLFWGAASAFGTLGVVTLLEVQLKEAKKYVKLEYSLASGAADWLEKVKGACSVEENDYVDAIVFSMDTTVVCTGRLADELPQGIKPVGFLGRSDPWFYTRAKDVVKELKKTTAKGGEEKQTTVADYIPLEDYLFRYDRGGFWTAVYAYQYFITPFNRITRYILDPFMHAREMYRAVHKSGLADYYMVQDVGVPYDKVVEFQAWLDKELHIYPLWICPLRIRRDDPDSGHGLHSEFANPDVPDLMNFGVWGGVKGTRREVIEKNRALERKVQELNGKKWLYAHAYYTEEEFWAHYDRTSYDALRKKYKAEYLPSVYDKVKVDVDGEERARNATWKTRCKAGFWDLWPLAGLRGFYSAVKGGDYLLQKSKAKKNEEAVRTETETAAKRE, encoded by the coding sequence ATGGAAGCTCACGATAAAGTCATCGCATCCATATCATCCCGCGTCAAGCACTTCCATCAGCTGCAAAAGCCCTTCCGCATCTATCATGGCGCCACAAACAGCACGCGTCGATCTCATCGCCGCTCAGACAACACAATCGACACCAGCCAGCTCAACCATGTGCTCTCCGTTGATGCCACCGCCAAGACGGCCATTGTAGAGCCCAATGTGCCAATGGATCTTCTCGTGAGCGAGACGCTGCGTCATGGCCTAGTCGCGCCAGTCGTGATGGAACTCCCGGGAATCACAGTTGGGGGTGGCTTCTCGGGAACTTCAGGAGAGAGTAGCTCATTCCGTTACGGCGCGTTTGACGCGAACATCAACTGGATCGAGATTGTGCTGCCGGACGGCGAAGTGGTGCGAGCGTCCAAGACGGAGCGTCAGGATTTGTTCTGGGGCGCAGCCTCGGCGTTTGGGACGCTGGGAGTTGTAACGCTGTTGGAGGTACAGTTGAaggaggcgaagaagtaTGTGAAGCTCGAGTATTCGCTGGCATCAGGCGCGGCGGACTGGCTAGAGAAGGTCAAGGGAGCGTGTTCGGTGGAAGAGAATGACTATGTGGATGCTATTGTGTTTTCTATGGACACGACAGTTGTCTGCACGGGGAGACTAGCGGATGAGCTGCCACAGGGGATAAAGCCAGTCGGATTTCTGGGCCGAAGCGATCCATGGTTCTATACCCGTGCCAAAGATGTTGTCAAGGAGCTCAAAAAGACGACGGCAaagggaggggaggagaaACAAACGACAGTGGCGGATTATATCCCCCTCGAGGACTATCTCTTCCGATACGACCGCGGTGGATTCTGGACTGCCGTGTATGCCTACCAGTACTTTATCACGCCCTTCAACAGGATCACCAGATACATTCTGGATCCCTTTATGCACGCTCGCGAAATGTACCGCGCCGTCCACAAGAGCGGTCTCGCCGATTACTACATGGTCCAAGACGTCGGCGTTCCGTATGACAAGGTTGTTGAGTTCCAAGCCTGgctggacaaggagctgcaCATCTACCCTCTCTGGATCTGCCCATTGCGCATCCGTCGTGATGATCCGGATTCAGGCCACGGCCTGCACTCGGAATTTGCAAACCCTGATGTCCCTGACCTAATGAACTTCGGTGTCTGGGGCGGCGTCAAGGGTACTCGTCGAGAAGTCATCGAAAAGAATCGCGCGCTGGAACGTAAAGTGCAGGAGTTGAATGGAAAGAAGTGGCTGTATGCTCACGCATATTATACAGAGGAGGAGTTTTGGGCGCATTACGACAGGACATCGTATGACGCTCTGAGAAAAAAGTACAAGGCCGAGTATCTGCCGAGTGTATACGACAAGGTAAAGGTCGATGtggatggtgaagagaggGCGAGGAATGCGACGTGGAAGACAAGGTGCAAGGCCGGGTTTTGGGATCTTTGGCCGTTGGCGGGATTGAGAGGGTTCTATAGTGCGGTGAAGGGAGGTGACTATTTACTTCAAAAGAGTaaagcgaagaagaacgagGAGGCCGTGAGAACTGAGACGGAGACGGCGGCGAAGAGGGAGTGA
- a CDS encoding phosphorylase superfamily domain-containing protein produces the protein MNTVDSYKIGWIAALPIDRAAAIAVLHERHEAPEEFEQHPFDTNSYIWGQIDRHNVVIASLPAGVPGTRSAAVTVAKFLSSLPHIKIGLLVGIGAGVARPDQGQDIRLGDVVVSQPQGRTGGVIQYDLGKAKTGQVWEPKGILNTPPLVLLQAVAALQAEHEVSSPRIPTTLKEMYINNAQLWAITPLVHRPSTQGSKYMHQGFENDRLFKATFEHVEGDTCANCDPAYEIKRAARGAEDPWVHYGIIASGDTIIEDAATRDKILSDVGEDILCFDTVAAGVMHSFPCLVIKGISDYADSHKNDQWQRYAAATAAAYAKELLGWIPGGQHPKMGSIDEISLR, from the coding sequence ATGAATACTGTCGACTCTTATAAAATCGGGTGGATTGCTGCTCTTCCCATCGACCGTGCCGCAGCCATAGCTGTGCTCCATGAGCGCCATGAAGCACCCGAAGAATTCGAGCAACACCCGTTCGACACAAACTCATACATTTGGGGCCAGATAGACAGGCATAACGTCGTCATAGCTTCACTTCCTGCCGGTGTCCCCGGAACTCGTTCTGCAGCGGTTACGGTAGCAAAGTTCCTCTCATCTTTACCTCATATTAAGATCGGCCTGTTGGTGGGCATCGGGGCGGGTGTCGCTCGACCTGATCAAGGTCAGGATATCCGCCTCGGTGATGTCGTTGTCAGCCAGCCTCAAGGACGAACGGGAGGCGTCATCCAATATGACCTTGGAAAGGCCAAAACAGGACAGGTATGGGAACCCAAAGGCATTTTGAACACACCTCCCTTGGTCCTCCTTCAAGCGGTGGCGGCTCTACAGGCAGAGCATGAGGTCAGTTCACCAAGGATTCCAACCACTCTCAAAGAGATGTACATAAACAATGCACAGTTATGGGCGATCACTCCTCTAGTACACCGGCCCTCAACTCAAGGCTCAAAGTATATGCACCAAGGATTTGAGAATGATCGGCTCTTCAAAGCAACATTTGAACATGTTGAGGGTGATACATGCGCCAATTGCGATCCAGCCTATGAGATTAAGCGTGCAGCACGCGGTGCCGAAGACCCATGGGTTCATTACGGCATAATTGCTTCTGGAGACACCATAATTGAGGACGCCGCCACTCGAGACAAAATTCTAAGTGACGTCGGAGAAGACATTCTTTGCTTTGATACAGTAGCGGCTGGCGTAATGCATAGCTTCCCTTGTCTCGTCATCAAAGGGATAAGCGACTACGCAGACTCTCACAAGAATGATCAATGGCAACGATATGCAgctgcaacagcagccgcgTATGCAAAGGAGCTTCTTGGCTGGATTCCTGGAGGACAGCACCCAAAAATGGGATCAATCGATGAAATTTCACTGCGTTAG
- a CDS encoding enoyl-(Acyl carrier protein) reductase domain-containing protein, whose translation MGNSKSTPRSSSQPSGLRNGFAKTSQKPQMVQKAPQVVATPLPPPTVPAGPLTLSGKVFAITGGASGIGLATAQVLSRRGAVVCIADVDPEAMKAAEVYFTSLQVPHMITKVDVSKRKEVDAWIESIVKEHGRLDGAANVAGVIGKYHGVSPVSELDDVEWDRIIGVNLTGTMYCMRAELRNMNDRGSIVNVSSIHGLKGFARHGAYDASKHGIVGLTRAAALENGEREIRVNSVAPGAIYTPLMQKNWDFSGRPKDAAFDDPTAFQRQGTAEETANVIAFLLGPESTFVSGSVYKVDGAWI comes from the exons ATGGGCAACTCAAAGTCAACCCCTCGATCCTCGTCACAGCCCTCGGGCCTTCGAAACGGCTTCGCCAAGACTTCTCAAAAACCTCAGATGGTTCAGAAGGCGCCGCAGGTCGTGGCAACGCCGCTACCACCACCTACTGTACCAGCTGGACCGTTGACCTTGAGCGGCAAAGTCTTTGCAATCACAGGCGGCGCCAGTGGGATTGGTTTGGCGACTGCCCAGGTTCTGTCAAGACGAGGAGCAGTTGTATGCATCGCCGATGTAGATCCTGAAGCAATGAAGGCTGCCGAAGTCTACTTCACCTCGCTGCAAGTGCCTCACATGATCACAAAGGTGGATGTTTCCAAGCGAAAGGAGGTCGACGCCTGGATCGAGTCGATTGTCAAGGAGCACGGCCGGCTGGACGGCGCGGCCAACGTAGCAGGAGTGATTGGGAAATACCACGGCGTGTCTCCAGTTTCAGAGCTCGACGATGTCGAGTGGGATAGGATTATTGGCGTGAACCTGACGGGCACCATGTACTGCATGAGGGCTGAGCTCAGGAATATGAACGATCGCGGATCCATTGTCAACGTTTCATCGATTCACGGTCTCAAGG GCTTTGCTAGACATGGTGCATATGACGCAAGCAAGCACGGCATCGTCGGTTTGACACGAGCAGCCGCCCTCGAGAACGGAGAGCGCGAGATTCGCGTCAACAGCGTAGCTCCAGGCGCCATATATACACCCCTCATGCAAAAGAACTGGGATTTTTCAGGCCGACCAAAGGACGCTGCATTTGATGATCCCACAGCCTTTCAGCGACAGGGCACAGCTGAGGAGACGGCAAATGTCATTGCTTTCCTGCTGGGTCCGGAGAGCACGTTTGTTAGCGGAAGCGTGTACAAGGTGGACGGCGCGTGGATTTGA
- a CDS encoding WD domain, g-beta repeat domain-containing protein, with protein sequence MSNSEKLASYKSTYIMDPPPYEDPLGKRTHSLNNPLPEVPYSLEDPLREVSLLVNNLYVLSDAFCRHLRCQRSSSEDERRIIRDCLTAFSTLENKLVASVPGYYLENPLHDSLRDLVGYIVSFCDFERLQEAWEAWAYEKAKLLRDALDDDLSDEVHYLRDATTKPDLWESSCLRKLALGDSFEEKSRLLLVTGEAGCGKTNLLLHIAKLLLKRRSYAHSDPHKVVTHFSEDKNTIQDCLSSLREQLEGNNDAGFQLSPDPKGNISFDDVGKTLGKFSDDNKNTTIYIILDGFDKYSGYLSYLLKLISTTINLSPKIHWIVSIRSFRNCTAIKDISYTLADVSDNEKLKDAAKKFVSMQVDTFFKKTGIPEPSREDLEKTLMKRSKGNLLWITLACSIIKKDPIYAMHIAGNVEEKIEALYVRFNNLLQVQLLLTAEENKHLGEIVTILAAACRPLAISELRLLVQLSDAVDLEILIKRRFLFLLEVQDDIVRFSHELAKKYLMEKHVGQIKPEIHGKIALRCLDFFASSSSSGNLSDELPIHYAVSHWIKHFLISQSKSGDLYARRTGLGALTDVLSLGFTQWLDIIKQIRYPVSGVSRDLLQLRNFLTGCESKQVEQDIPHDCIIADVMDAVRFLRFSYDMGNVSLKDSLLFYPYEDFRLKLLKKNFPRLLNKPATEYKMKDIALNLHPQSQVLTCAYSPDGRFLASYSKSDKTISVWDIHNGTKTDQLQTRAPDGFNRFYIAFSVSGALAALTSLNTIDVWDFPTRKHIKTIRKNLDRQYYRFGDLQGLTFSPDGKQLATTNGKSFLTWALPSFEEHKYRINTPDTISCVKFLGDGLIAFPSSNIITLWREETAENVHILRGHKEHITSLEFLPKHQWLASASQNESFIRLWDPNSGLELYTLNSHNPGIRSISFSFDETKLASGYKDAIEIWDFENMGPDPQGLNMRRIEHFEDSKHVESVVFSPKDLSLASVLTGGLIRIWDTCAFRHEVKGSVTQIDRHTCAIQCLRFSHNGEFFATADRDGKICIWDGKTGDYRISIESKGCELHLISPDDQSLVTSSADGVMAIWNTGNWLLRRKLIGHRDKVLCVEFSPDGRHMASASHDGTIGIWDLLNEYDIAETKPAHQIQAEFECSNGFDRKGVIRACMAFSPDGTQLACSVRGGAAVQIWNVKPDGSLDASQHSQQLHSAKDAFNNCLSLSERIFFSQDANFIIASGDRHLSIWSIESKKFLILIRYVPMIFQSLRWDARKPEYIFTELGRFFIGYVFETKVATSKSIRYEDGYWTDKVNTSSGPQSESCTLNGWELEISWKGKPLVKFPSSYFPSHWHGIRMLWIRGKRIAMGYKSGHVTLLNFEGDDTEI encoded by the exons ATGTCAAACTCCGAAAAACTTGCATCTTACAAGTCTACATACATTATGGACCCCCCACCATATGAGGATCCATTGGGGAAAAGAACACATTCCCTCAATAATCCATTGCCAGAAGTACCATACTCCCTAGAGGATCCATTGCGGGAAGTATCTCTTTTGGTGAATAACCTTTATGTCCTTTCAGACGCTTTCTGCCGACACCTCCGCTGTCAACGCTCTAGctctgaagatgaaagacGTATCATCCGCGATTGTTTAACGGCCTTCAGCACGCTGGAAAATAAATTGGTGGCATCTGTCCCTGGATACTATCTCGAGAATCCTCTTCACGATTCGTTGCGCGATCTGGTTGGCTATATTGTCTCTTTCTGTGACTTTGAACGACTGCAAGAAGCCTGGGAAGCCTGGGCCTATGAAAAGGCTAAACTGTTAAGAGATGCCTTAGATGATGAT CTTAGCGATGAAGTTCATT ATTTGCGGGATGCCACTACTAAGCCTGATTTGTGGGAGTCTTCTTGTCTTAGGAAGCTTGCTTTAGGCGATAGctttgaagaaaaaagtcgTCTGCTGTTGGTGACTGGCGAAGCAGGATGTGGCAAGACAAACCTGCTCTTACATATCGCCAAACTACTTCTGAAGAGAAGATCATACGCCCATTCAGACCCTCATAAAGTGGTTACGCATTTTTCTGAGGATAAGAACACAATTCAAGATTGCCTCTCATCACTGCGGGAGCAACTCGAAGGGAACAATGATGCTGGGTTCCAGCTTTCGCCTGATCCCAAAGGGAACATCTCCTTCGACGATGTAGGCAAAACATTGGGCAAGTTTTCCGACGACAATAAAAATACAACAATATATATCATATTAGACGGGTTTGACAAGTACAGTGGGTACTTGTCCTACTTGCTCAAGCTGATTTCCACGACTATCAACTTATCACCAAAGATTCACTGGATTGTTTCTATCAGATCATTCAGAAATTGCACAGCCATCAAGGACATTAGTTATACACTAGCAGACGTTAGTGACAACGAGAAATTGAAAGATGCTGCAAAGAAGTTTGTTTCAATGCAGGTTGATACATTTTTCAAAAAAACTGGCATCCCAGAACCTTCCCGGGAAGATCTTGAAAAAACCCTGATGAAGAGATCGAAAGGAAATCTTCTCTGGATCACTCTGGCGTGCAGCATTATAAAGAAAGACCCTATATATGCCATGCACATAGCTGGGAACGTTGAAGAGAAAATTGAAGCCTTATACGTTCGCTTCAATAACCTGCTGCAGgtacagctgctgctgacagcagaagaaaataaacaTTTAGGGGAGATTGTTACTATACTGGCAGCCGCCTGCCGACCACTTGCGATTTCCGAACTCCGActtcttgtccagctgtCAGATGCTGTTGACTTGGAAATATTGATCAAGCGGCgattcttgttcttgttggaAGTTCAAGATGATATTGTGCGCTTCAGTCATGAGTTAGCTAAGAAGTATCTGATGGAGAAACACGTTGGTCAGATAAAGCCGGAAATACATGGAAAAATTGCGCTTCGATGCTTGGACTTTTTTGCTTCAAGCAGTTCTTCCGGCAACCTTTCTGACGAACTTCCAATTCATTACGCTGTTTCTCACTGGATCAAACACTTTTTGATATCGCAGTCAAAATCTGGAGATCTTTATGCAAGGCGCACAGGTCTCGGGGCACTAACGGACGTGTTGAGCCTTGGCTTCACTCAGTGGCTCGATATAATAAAGCAGATCCGCTACCCAGTGTCAGGAGTTAGCAGAGATCTTCTACAGCTTAGGAATTTCCTCACA GGATGTGAAAGTAAACAAGTTGAGCAAGACATTCCTCATGATTGCATTATCGCCGATGTAATGGACGCCGTGCGGTTCCTTCGTTTCAGTTACGACATGGGCAACGTCAGCCTAAAGGATAGTCTTTTATTCTACCCATATGAAGACTTCAGATTGAAGTTACTCAAGAAAAACTTTCCGCGGCTGTTGAATAAGCCAGCGACGGAATACAAGATGAAAGACATAGCTCTGAACCTCCATCCTCAGTCCCAGGTCCTCACCTGCGCCTACTCCCCAGATGGCCGTTTTCTCGCCTCATATTCGAAATCCGACAAAACAATATCCGTATGGGATATCCATAATGGTACAAAGACTGATCAGCTCCAGACTCGGGCTCCTGATGGCTTCAATCGATTCTACATCGCCTTCTCAGTCTCGGGGGCGTTGGCGGCACTAACTTCTTTAAATACTATTGATGTTTGGGACTTTCCCACTCGCAAACATATCAAGACGATCCGCAAAAACCTTGACAGACAATATTACAGGTTTGGAGATTTACAGGGTCTTACATTTTCACCAGATGGGAAGCAATTAGCCACAACCAACGGTAAATCTTTCTTGACCTGGGCTTTACCGTCTTTCGAAGAGCACAAATATCGAATCAATACACCAGACACAATTAGTTGTGTAAAGTTTTTGGGAGATGGATTAATTGCATTTCCATCCTCCAACATTATTACTCTCTGGCGTGAAGAGACGGCGGAGAATGTTCATATACTTCGCGGGCACAAAGAGCATATTACTAGCCTGGAATTCTTACCCAAACATCAGTGGTTGGCATCTGCATCACAGAATGAGAGTTTTATACGATTATGGGACCCAAACTCGGGATTGGAATTATATACCCTGAATAGTCATAACCCTGGCATTAgatccatctctttctcatttGATGAGACGAAGCTGGCATCAGGGTACAAGGATGCTATCGAAATCTGGGACTTTGAGAATATGGGCCCGGATCCTCAGGGATTAAATATGAGAAGAATTGAGCACTTCGAAGACTCGAAACACGTTGAATCAGTAGTATTTTCACCAAAGGATCTCAGTCTGGCGTCAGTATTGACCGGCGGCCTGATCCGGATTTGGGATACTTGCGCCTTTCGGCACGAAGTGAAAGGCTCTGTTACTCAAATAGACAGGCATACCTGTGCTATTCAATGCTTAAGGTTCTCACATAACGGAGAGTTTTTTGCTACTGCAGATCGCGATGGAAAAATATGTATTTGGGATGGGAAAACAGGAGATTATAGGATTTCCATTGAGAGCAAGGGCTGTGAATTACACTTGATCTCGCCGGACGACCAGAGCCTAGTCACTTCTTCTGCCGATGGTGTGATGGCCATTTGGAATACAGGAAATTGGCTTCTGAGACGAAAACTTATCGGCCATCGAGACAAGGTATTATGCGTCGAATTCTCTCCGGATGGGAGGCACATGGCGTCAGCGTCACACGACGGAACTATTGGAATTTGGGATCTATTAAACGAGTATGATATTGCAGAAACGAAACCGGCACATCAGATTCAGGCCGAGTTCGAGTGCTCGAACGGATTCGACAGGAAAGGTGTCATCCGAGCATGCATGGCGTTTTCACCAGACGGAACACAATTAGCTTGCAGCGTGAGAGGTGGTGCTGCCGTTCAAATCTGGAACGTGAAGCCAGATGGTTCACTAGATGCCTCTCAACACTCTCAACAACTGCATTCTGCAAAGGATGCTTTTAATAACTGCCTCTCCCTTTCTGAgcgcatcttcttctcacagGACGCCAATTTCATTATTGCGTCTGGAGATAGGCATTTGAGTATCTGGAGTATAGAATCCAAAAAATTCCTAATATTGATTAGATATGTGCCGATGATATTTCAGTCTCTAAGATGGGACGCAAGGAAACCGGAATATATTTTTACAGAACTTGGACGCTTTTTCATCGGCTATGTGTTTGAAACGAAGGTTGCAACATCGAAGTCGATACGATATGAGGATGGCTACTGGACGGACAAGGTGAACACGTCATCGGGTCCGCAATCAGAATCATGTACATTAAATGGGTGGGAACTTGAGATTAGTTGGAAGGGTAAGCCATTGGTCAAGTTTCCATCCAGTTATTTCCCGTCTCACTGGCACGGTATACGGATGCTTTGGATTCGCGGGAAAAGAATTGCAATGGGATATAAGTCGGGCCATGTGACGCTGTTGAACTTTGAGGGAGATGATACTGAGATTTGA